In the Candidatus Omnitrophota bacterium genome, CGGTAAGGCGGAAGACCTCGCCGGTATGCGTAATGCCGGTATTGTCAGGGATAATATCAACGCTGCGGCAGTCTATCATATCCGGGAGATGCCGCGCGATTTCGCCCGCATTAAGGACGTGCGGCTCGCAACGTCGCTCTACGCCCAGTCCTATCTCCTGATAGACTTCATCGTAAACAGGGTAGGTCCGAGCGGTCTGCGGTCTATGCTGGCCCGTTTGCGGGACGGACAGAGCGCGGAACACGCGATTGAGGCGTTGTTCGATAGGGATATCGAGCAGTTCGAGAGGGATTTGGAAGGCTATATAAAGGAAAGGTACGGCATAACCGGCATCGTGTACAGCTGAAGCGCAGTTATCGCCGCCGTACGCATCGTTATGAAGACAAAAGTATCCGTGATTATCCCAGCCTATAACGAATCAGCCGCCATAGGGCCGTGCCTTACGGCACTCTTGCGGCAGGATGGAGCCGTCTACGGGCAGGATTATGAGATCATAGTTGTAGACGACGCTTCAACGGATGATACCGTTTCAAAGGCGGCCGCGTTCCCGGTAAAGGTCGTGCGTTCGCCGGACAATCGTGGAAGGGTAGCCGCGCGGAAGGCCGGCGCGCTGAGCGCCGCGCACGACACGCTCGTATTTGTCGACGCGAGAGTAGTCGTCAGCCCGGATCTTCTGGATGTGTTTTGGAGGGCGGGATATTCGCCGCTCATAGGTGTGGTGCGGCCGTCTGCTGATGGCGACGAGATCAATCCGGCCGAGAGGATATTCTATCTTATCAGGCGCCGGTATTATATTCCCCGCATGCTATACGGCGCCGGCGCCGGTTTCGCATACATTGATAAGGACAATTTCAGCCGCTCGCCCAAGGGTGCGGGCTGTTTCTTTGTGCGAAAGGATGTTTTTCTGGCCTCGGTGCCGGAGGCGTTCGATAAATACACCAACGACGATACGGCCATCTTCCGGCATATCGTCTTCGGGATGAATACTCCCATTATGAGACATTTCGGCGTTACGTTACGGCATTCACACAGGACCGATCCCGCCCGTTTTATTGAGTGGCTGATGTACCGCGGGTCGTCCTTCTACGATTTTTATCTGAGACGCAGCATGGTGTTACGGGCCATTTTTGCGGCAGGGTCGGCAATCCTCTTCCTGGTTTTTTTGTACTG is a window encoding:
- a CDS encoding glycosyltransferase family 2 protein; amino-acid sequence: MKTKVSVIIPAYNESAAIGPCLTALLRQDGAVYGQDYEIIVVDDASTDDTVSKAAAFPVKVVRSPDNRGRVAARKAGALSAAHDTLVFVDARVVVSPDLLDVFWRAGYSPLIGVVRPSADGDEINPAERIFYLIRRRYYIPRMLYGAGAGFAYIDKDNFSRSPKGAGCFFVRKDVFLASVPEAFDKYTNDDTAIFRHIVFGMNTPIMRHFGVTLRHSHRTDPARFIEWLMYRGSSFYDFYLRRSMVLRAIFAAGSAILFLVFLYCIVHPRLFLYTAFFVLPVYAIAVVFLAERVRDTAVVFPRLWAYILLFYGGMVRRAIITRFR